A stretch of Paenibacillus peoriae DNA encodes these proteins:
- a CDS encoding spore maturation protein — MLNFINLVSTWAIPVILAFIPLYAYAKKVPVYDSFVDGAKDGFSTAISIIPHLVGMMVAISIFRASGALDYLISWVTPWIKHWGVPGEVLPLGLLRPLTGTGSLAFTTDLIRTYGPDSMIGRIASTIQGSTDTTLYVLTVYFGAVGIRNGRYALKVGLFSDVVGFVAAIAICLLVF, encoded by the coding sequence ATGCTTAATTTTATAAACCTCGTATCGACTTGGGCCATTCCGGTTATTCTCGCTTTTATTCCTTTATATGCATATGCTAAAAAGGTCCCTGTCTACGATTCTTTTGTGGATGGAGCCAAAGACGGATTTTCTACCGCCATCAGCATTATTCCTCATCTCGTAGGCATGATGGTGGCGATTAGCATTTTTCGAGCATCCGGCGCCTTGGACTATTTGATCTCTTGGGTTACCCCTTGGATTAAACACTGGGGTGTACCGGGCGAGGTATTGCCTTTAGGCTTGCTTCGTCCATTGACGGGCACTGGTTCACTTGCGTTTACGACGGATCTAATTCGCACCTATGGCCCGGATTCCATGATCGGTCGGATCGCTTCAACGATTCAGGGCAGCACAGACACGACGCTATATGTGCTAACTGTATATTTTGGTGCGGTAGGTATCCGCAATGGACGGTATGCTTTGAAGGTAGGACTATTTTCAGATGTGGTTGGTTTTGTGGCAGCCATTGCGATTTGCCTGCTTGTATTTTAA
- the serA gene encoding phosphoglycerate dehydrogenase, with amino-acid sequence MFKVLVSDPISDLGIQQLMDADDVTVDKNTGLSEDELVQIIGDYDALLVRSQTRVTERIMTAGKNLKVVGRAGVGVDNIDLEAATQRGIIVINAPDGNTITTCEHTFAMMMALARHIPQAYAKTIGGTWDRKTFLGVELRNKTLGVLGMGRIGSEVAKRAKAFGMSILGYDPFLTEERAEKLGIKLASVDEIIRNADFMTVHTPLTPETKHMIARPQFEVMKKGMRIINCARGGVIDEMALVEAIDEGIVAGAAFDVFESEPPAQDHPFLSHPKIIVTPHLGASTVEAQENVAIDVSEQVLHILRDEPFKNAVNMPPVPSNVMTQLQPYFSLGEKLGSFAAQITNQAVREIQVDYAGDLSSVDTQPLTRYILKGVLSRHLGSDVNIVNSVHLAKTRDIHLVVSQAPATKGFTNLITVTLKTQSGEEQRVSGTLLAGYGERIVRLNQFPVDVAPEAHFLLISHNDKPGIIGRVGTLLGENGVNIASMQVGRKIVGGEAIMILTVDKAVPKDVLIQLVGLPELNTAQEVVLD; translated from the coding sequence ATGTTTAAAGTGTTAGTATCCGATCCAATCAGTGACCTGGGCATCCAGCAACTGATGGATGCAGACGATGTCACGGTGGACAAGAACACAGGTCTCAGCGAGGATGAATTGGTTCAAATTATTGGTGACTATGACGCATTACTCGTTCGAAGCCAAACTCGGGTAACCGAACGCATCATGACGGCAGGTAAGAACCTCAAGGTTGTAGGGCGAGCTGGGGTCGGAGTGGATAACATCGACCTCGAAGCAGCAACACAACGCGGGATTATCGTTATTAACGCTCCTGACGGCAACACGATTACGACATGTGAGCACACTTTTGCGATGATGATGGCTCTAGCACGTCATATTCCACAGGCATATGCCAAAACCATTGGCGGTACATGGGATCGTAAAACATTCCTCGGTGTCGAACTGCGTAACAAAACACTTGGAGTCCTCGGCATGGGACGTATCGGCAGTGAGGTGGCTAAACGTGCCAAAGCATTTGGCATGAGTATCCTCGGCTATGATCCATTTCTAACGGAAGAACGCGCTGAGAAGCTGGGCATTAAGCTTGCGAGCGTGGATGAAATTATCCGCAACGCAGATTTTATGACCGTACACACACCATTAACACCGGAAACGAAACATATGATTGCTCGTCCACAGTTTGAAGTGATGAAAAAAGGAATGCGCATTATCAACTGTGCCCGGGGCGGAGTTATCGATGAAATGGCTCTTGTTGAAGCCATTGATGAAGGTATCGTTGCCGGTGCAGCTTTTGACGTATTCGAGTCAGAGCCGCCAGCACAGGACCACCCATTCCTGAGCCACCCGAAAATTATCGTTACACCACATCTGGGTGCCTCGACTGTCGAAGCTCAGGAGAATGTAGCTATCGACGTGTCCGAGCAAGTGCTGCATATTTTGCGTGATGAGCCTTTTAAAAATGCGGTCAACATGCCTCCAGTACCATCCAACGTCATGACGCAATTGCAGCCATATTTCTCGCTTGGAGAGAAGCTGGGCAGCTTTGCCGCTCAGATCACGAATCAGGCTGTACGTGAAATTCAGGTAGATTACGCTGGCGATTTGTCCTCTGTGGATACACAGCCGCTGACACGGTATATTTTGAAAGGCGTACTTAGCCGTCATCTGGGCAGCGATGTGAACATTGTAAACTCTGTACATCTGGCCAAAACACGTGACATCCATCTTGTCGTATCTCAGGCGCCCGCCACCAAGGGTTTTACCAACCTGATTACCGTTACACTCAAAACGCAGAGCGGCGAAGAGCAACGTGTATCTGGCACCCTGCTGGCAGGCTATGGCGAACGTATTGTTCGGTTGAACCAGTTCCCAGTAGACGTGGCACCGGAAGCTCATTTCCTGCTCATCTCGCACAATGATAAACCAGGCATTATCGGTCGTGTCGGCACCTTGCTTGGGGAGAACGGCGTCAATATCGCTTCCATGCAAGTAGGGCGTAAAATTGTCGGCGGAGAAGCCATCATGATCCTGACTGTCGATAAAGCCGTGCCGAAAGACGTACTGATTCAACTCGTTGGTTTGCCAGAACTAAATACTGCCCAAGAAGTAGTGCTAGATTAG
- a CDS encoding nucleoside recognition domain-containing protein: protein MIHLIWVALICIGFVFAAAQGNIEVVTKAAFDGATTGVTVCFGLISVLVFWMGMMRLAEDGGLLQKISKLLSPLVAFLFPDVPRNHPAMGYILSNMSANLLGLGNAATPMGIKAMQELQTLNPDKQTATPAMCTLLALNTASITLIPTTLIAIRLNFHSAHPAEIVGTTLVATAIATFAAIAADRWYRSRELRRRPPAIPPSQSSLAPLAPPAPTSAASSTTLPASLPAVPRTGITAAKGRDTTWKG, encoded by the coding sequence ATGATTCATCTCATATGGGTGGCTTTGATTTGTATTGGATTTGTATTTGCTGCCGCGCAGGGAAATATTGAGGTGGTGACGAAAGCGGCTTTTGACGGGGCAACTACGGGGGTTACAGTGTGCTTTGGACTGATAAGTGTGCTGGTGTTCTGGATGGGCATGATGCGGCTGGCTGAAGATGGCGGGCTCTTACAGAAAATATCCAAGCTTCTTTCTCCTTTAGTTGCCTTTCTCTTCCCTGATGTTCCGCGTAATCATCCCGCTATGGGTTACATTCTGTCCAATATGAGCGCCAATCTGCTGGGCCTGGGGAATGCAGCCACACCGATGGGAATCAAGGCGATGCAAGAGCTGCAGACGCTCAATCCAGATAAGCAAACCGCCACACCAGCCATGTGTACGCTTCTCGCCCTGAATACAGCCAGTATTACGCTTATTCCTACGACGTTGATCGCGATACGGCTAAATTTTCATTCCGCACATCCGGCAGAAATCGTCGGTACGACACTGGTAGCGACCGCAATAGCCACCTTTGCTGCAATTGCGGCGGATCGTTGGTACCGTAGTCGAGAATTGCGCCGCCGTCCTCCGGCGATTCCGCCGTCCCAGTCATCCTTGGCGCCACTCGCCCCACCAGCACCAACATCTGCTGCCTCTTCAACGACGTTGCCCGCATCTTTACCTGCCGTTCCGCGAACGGGAATCACGGCTGCCAAGGGCAGGGACACCACTTGGAAAGGATGA
- a CDS encoding type II CAAX endopeptidase family protein, with the protein MKKLKVKWKRAQIHELNDRLLLYNLYLTQGLTLLIGSIWIFFQKRNLLELFALPNTLHVLWWGLGLAAAMLLVDLLLSRIMPEDAMDDGGINQMLFQNRPVWHIICIAAIVSICEELLFRGAIQYSFGPYWTSILFAVIHIRYLRHWIPTGWVFLSSYGLGYIYVQTGSLWAPIICHFVIDLISGLALRFRRYEE; encoded by the coding sequence ATGAAAAAGCTTAAAGTGAAATGGAAAAGAGCGCAAATTCATGAATTGAACGACCGCTTGCTGCTTTACAATTTGTATCTAACTCAGGGGCTGACCCTGCTGATTGGCTCAATCTGGATATTTTTTCAGAAAAGAAATTTGTTAGAACTATTTGCATTGCCGAACACTCTGCACGTCTTATGGTGGGGATTGGGATTGGCCGCCGCTATGTTACTTGTGGATCTGTTGCTATCCCGGATTATGCCTGAGGATGCTATGGATGACGGTGGTATTAACCAAATGCTATTTCAAAATCGTCCGGTTTGGCATATTATTTGTATAGCAGCTATCGTTTCTATCTGTGAGGAACTCTTGTTCAGAGGTGCGATTCAGTACAGCTTTGGTCCTTATTGGACAAGCATTTTATTTGCGGTGATTCATATCCGATATTTACGGCATTGGATTCCCACTGGCTGGGTTTTTCTTAGCAGTTATGGATTGGGCTACATATATGTGCAGACCGGTAGTCTGTGGGCACCGATCATTTGTCATTTTGTGATTGACCTTATATCTGGTTTAGCGTTACGTTTTCGGAGGTATGAAGAATGA
- a CDS encoding pseudouridine synthase, with protein MERLQKILAQAGVASRRKCEELIQAGSVEVNGVVVTELGTKADPDQDMITVKGRPIKTEKKIYLMMNKPKGVITSASDPEGRKIVSDYLKGVKERVYPVGRLDYDTEGLLLLTNDGEFANLLTHPKHHVPKTYVATVKGVPHGTELDKLKKGIVLEDGITAPAEVEYKDVDPNGKESVIQITIYEGRNRQVRRMFEAISHPVIRLKRIAFGDLLLQNLKRGLTRPLTKDEINRLIQLAKSDNTKKKRTGRGS; from the coding sequence ATGGAAAGATTGCAGAAAATATTGGCCCAAGCGGGTGTAGCTTCCAGACGTAAATGTGAGGAGCTTATTCAGGCGGGTAGCGTGGAAGTGAACGGGGTTGTCGTAACTGAACTGGGAACGAAGGCAGACCCTGATCAAGATATGATTACGGTAAAGGGACGCCCGATCAAAACCGAGAAAAAAATCTATTTGATGATGAACAAACCTAAAGGGGTCATTACGAGCGCTTCCGATCCGGAAGGCCGTAAAATCGTGTCAGACTATCTGAAAGGCGTTAAGGAACGCGTATATCCGGTGGGACGTCTCGATTACGACACCGAAGGACTGCTGTTGCTCACCAATGATGGCGAGTTCGCCAATCTGCTGACCCATCCCAAGCATCATGTGCCCAAGACATATGTGGCAACAGTCAAAGGCGTTCCACATGGTACTGAGCTGGACAAGCTGAAAAAGGGAATCGTGCTGGAAGATGGCATTACTGCACCAGCCGAGGTAGAATATAAAGATGTAGATCCGAATGGTAAGGAGTCTGTGATCCAGATTACCATTTATGAAGGCAGAAATCGCCAAGTAAGACGGATGTTTGAGGCCATTTCACACCCAGTCATCAGACTCAAGCGGATAGCCTTCGGAGATCTTTTGCTACAAAACTTGAAGCGCGGTCTGACCAGACCCCTAACCAAGGACGAAATCAACCGTCTCATTCAACTTGCCAAATCAGACAACACGAAAAAGAAACGGACAGGACGGGGGTCATAA
- a CDS encoding response regulator transcription factor produces MSEQSNRILIVDDEERIRRLLRMYLEKEGYAIDEAEDGEIALQKATASDYSIILLDVMLPGMDGIEVCTRLRQTKATPVIMLTAKGEEVNRVQGFEVGADDYVVKPFSPREVIYRVKAILRRSSETAFLTKEAVPSNSIVFPNLIIEHDAHRVTAGGIEISLTPKEYELLHYLAVSPDKVFSREELLKDVWNYEFFGDLRTVDTHVKRLREKLNKVSPEAAAMITTVWGVGYKLEVPK; encoded by the coding sequence ATGTCAGAACAAAGCAACCGCATATTAATTGTAGATGATGAAGAACGCATTCGACGCCTTCTGCGGATGTATCTGGAAAAAGAAGGATATGCAATTGACGAAGCTGAGGATGGCGAGATTGCCCTCCAAAAAGCGACTGCAAGCGATTACAGCATTATTTTGCTCGATGTGATGCTTCCAGGGATGGATGGGATTGAGGTGTGTACACGGCTGCGTCAGACCAAAGCTACACCTGTGATTATGCTGACTGCCAAAGGCGAGGAAGTGAACCGTGTACAAGGCTTTGAAGTCGGAGCTGATGATTATGTGGTTAAGCCCTTTAGCCCGCGAGAAGTCATTTACCGGGTGAAGGCGATTTTACGCCGTTCGTCGGAAACTGCCTTTTTAACGAAAGAGGCGGTACCCAGCAATAGTATTGTTTTTCCGAATCTTATCATTGAGCATGATGCGCACCGGGTAACTGCGGGTGGGATTGAAATCAGTCTCACGCCTAAAGAGTACGAGCTGTTGCATTATTTGGCGGTGTCACCAGATAAAGTCTTCTCACGCGAAGAACTGCTGAAAGACGTTTGGAATTACGAATTTTTTGGTGACCTGCGCACTGTGGATACGCATGTGAAACGGCTTCGTGAAAAGCTGAATAAGGTATCGCCAGAGGCAGCCGCTATGATTACGACCGTGTGGGGCGTAGGTTATAAGCTGGAGGTTCCAAAATAA
- a CDS encoding ATP-binding protein: MNFWRSLVGKLWITIICLVGSVLIFLGLFLLPYINRNFAAYESTEIKHLFTYTCIVGFLLTTFFALFLFTKITQPMQLLIQAANAIREGRYDTRLSLVTSDEIGELAKTFNHMSTELEATIRSLNEEKNHLSSVLRSMSDAVITFDRSGQIILTNPPAQSLLNIWEKLEWQERDLEEFGASVPEPLQSLFHTVMDRGEDVGDYIHVKKGSWSVQMAPLYTDNAIRGAVAVLRDITEEVKLEKMRSDFVANVSHEIRTPLSMMQGYSEALLDGMAGSPEESDELVQVIHDESLRMGRLVKDLLDLARMEAGHTDMHRQEVDVNELIERVHRKFTVRSKEQGLTLDYHEHGQRLLLPEADEDRLEQVLTNLLDNAFRHTPGGKKVTIAADRILGERHELIRIRIKDEGVGIASEDLPYIFDRFYKADKARVRGEDKGTGLGLAIVKNIVEAHGGSVSAASVLGEGTEFTILLPISSKTKLGL; this comes from the coding sequence GTGAACTTCTGGAGATCGCTGGTAGGCAAGCTGTGGATCACCATCATTTGCCTTGTAGGCTCTGTGCTTATTTTTCTAGGGCTTTTTTTATTGCCGTACATCAACAGAAATTTTGCGGCGTATGAATCGACGGAAATCAAGCATTTGTTCACCTATACATGTATAGTCGGATTTTTATTGACGACCTTTTTTGCCCTATTTCTTTTTACTAAAATCACACAGCCTATGCAGCTGTTGATTCAGGCGGCGAATGCCATTCGTGAAGGAAGGTATGATACTCGGCTTTCGCTGGTGACCAGTGATGAAATTGGAGAACTGGCGAAAACTTTTAATCATATGTCTACGGAACTGGAAGCAACGATCCGCAGTCTGAATGAGGAGAAAAACCATTTATCCAGCGTACTGCGAAGCATGTCTGATGCAGTAATCACCTTCGACAGAAGCGGACAAATCATCTTGACGAATCCGCCGGCACAAAGTTTGCTGAATATCTGGGAAAAGCTGGAGTGGCAGGAACGTGATCTGGAGGAGTTTGGAGCTTCTGTACCTGAGCCTTTGCAGTCTCTGTTCCATACCGTTATGGACAGGGGAGAGGATGTCGGAGACTATATCCATGTCAAGAAGGGCTCCTGGTCGGTGCAGATGGCGCCTCTGTATACGGATAATGCAATCCGCGGTGCAGTAGCTGTGCTTAGAGATATTACGGAAGAAGTGAAGCTAGAGAAGATGCGGAGCGATTTTGTGGCCAACGTATCTCATGAAATTCGTACACCTTTATCTATGATGCAGGGCTACAGTGAGGCGTTGCTGGATGGTATGGCGGGTTCACCAGAAGAATCCGATGAACTGGTGCAGGTCATCCATGATGAGTCATTACGCATGGGAAGGTTAGTCAAGGATCTGCTTGATCTGGCCCGAATGGAGGCTGGTCATACAGACATGCACCGACAGGAAGTGGATGTGAACGAGTTGATCGAGCGTGTTCACCGTAAATTTACGGTACGATCAAAGGAACAGGGACTGACACTCGATTACCATGAGCATGGCCAACGTTTGCTGCTGCCTGAGGCAGATGAAGACCGATTGGAACAGGTATTGACCAATTTGCTGGATAATGCATTTAGACACACACCCGGTGGGAAAAAGGTTACTATTGCGGCGGATCGAATTTTGGGAGAACGGCATGAGTTAATCCGTATTCGGATTAAGGATGAAGGTGTAGGCATTGCCAGCGAGGATCTACCTTATATTTTCGACCGCTTTTACAAGGCAGATAAAGCCAGAGTACGTGGTGAGGATAAAGGGACTGGCTTGGGGCTTGCTATTGTCAAGAATATTGTAGAGGCTCACGGAGGCTCTGTCTCTGCTGCCAGCGTATTGGGGGAAGGGACGGAATTTACTATTTTGCTGCCCATCTCCAGCAAAACTAAGCTGGGTCTGTAA